The Perca fluviatilis chromosome 2, GENO_Pfluv_1.0, whole genome shotgun sequence genome includes a region encoding these proteins:
- the akap1b gene encoding A kinase (PRKA) anchor protein 1b — MPLRFRSIAPYTLPGVLALIGWWWYISRKKERLISHDSPEGAPTTMGLRASPAEGSNGLVEKGTVSPSNGTESPTHRPPKVGNLRTEHENISPIDVQDNEAAPSLKQSSEEAAPHLGRIRLGEVHKPPFSTLPSPGKEDCLQVSLKDHKDPEKSLPPVLVNELDKHLVNDPASPSEATIVEVVLPCRSTKVTSSSPTMHLSDAERPEPEGEVAKHYSPVNTQAEIVVCAVTQANVQRVIPSEADSLETPPSAQDFHQHILTSTPASPAPTSTAQTTDQDSATTSETPEDVQLHGGRGKEQDLELLAAGLIHEVISAATQEVLGVTSCKVTETSQASCSSSTPLAGGRLCSQQEPSTAAQQHNHLLTGPSQIGCDSREATEKEELGMPNGCSSAPVWESVEVSHRVHQTNRAGHWPTPSHQAAPSPPPLLNMKLKGDEAVVLGDDSACSTCHSEDGISNEDLQNSTFVNQKDVIQLLDLSAKDATQPQSLVETATEASLLAVTEENSSDAVCEIKRLNGLGLRNGAHGTCEVETDQSGGSDVNSMDSVDSGCTMGAGESQSNHAASSSSELIVWEIEVPKHLVGRLIGKQGRYVSFLKQNSGAKIYISTLPYTQEFQICHIEGTQQQVDKALSLIGKKFKDLDLTNLYAPPPPPLTLPSLPMTSWLLLPSGVTVEVIVVNIVSAGHVFVQQHTHPTYHALRSLDQQMFLCYSQPGTPALPSPAEVGVICAAPAVDGAWWRAQVITFYKETNEVEIRYVDYGGYDRVKIDSLRQIRSDFVTLPFQGAEVLLDNIAPLPGEDRFSAEATSALEEMTRGAALLAQVSNYDNNTGLPLVHLWNMVGDEVVSVNRTLAERGLGVWMDGF; from the exons CATCAGCCATGACAGCCCAGAGGGGGCTCCAACCACTATGGGCCTTAGAGCATCTCCAGCAGAGGGTAGCAACGGTTTGGTTGAGAAAGGCACTGTATCCCCTTCAAATGGCACAGAAAGCCCCACCCACAGACCTCCGAAGGTCGGCAACCTGAGAACAGAACATGAAAATATTTCCCCGATCGATGTCCAGGACAATGAAGCAGCACCTTCACTAAAACAAAGTTCTGAAGAAGCTGCTCCTCACCTTGGCAGAATAAGACTAGGGGAAGTCCATAAACCCCCATTCTCGACTCTGCCATCACCTGGCAAAGAAGACTGCCTGCAGGTGTCATTGAAAGACCATAAAGACCCAGAGAAGAGCTTACCACCTGTCTTGGTAAACGAGCTGGATAAACACCTAGTCAACGATCCAGCCTCTCCTTCAGAAGCCACAATAGTAGAGGTGGTCTTGCCCTGCCGGTCTACCAAAGTCACCAGCTCCTCCCCAACAATGCATCTTTCTGATGCAGAGAGGCCCGAGCCAGAAGGGGAAGTTGCAAAGCACTACAGCCCTGTGAATACACAAGCCGAGATAGTTGTTTGTGCAGTCACTCAAGCCAATGTGCAGAGAGTGATCCCATCAGAGGCGGACTCTCTAGAGACGCCCCCTTCAGCGCAGGATTTCCACCAACACATTCTAACCAGCACGCCTGCCTCCCCCGCCCCGACCTCCACGGCCCAGACGACGGACCAAGACTCCGCTACCACATCAGAGACGCCAGAGGACGTCCAGTTACACGGCGGCCGTGGAAAGGAGCAGGATCTGGAGCTTCTCGCAGCTGGACTCATACATGAGGTCATCTCGGCAGCCACCCAGGAGGTCCTTGGGGTCACCAGTTGCAAAGTCACAGAAACCAGCCAGGCcagttgcagcagcagcacaccgCTGGCCGGCGGCAGACTATGCTCCCAACAGGAGCCTAGCACGGCAGCACAGCAGCACAACCATCTACTGACAGGCCCCTCTCAGATAGGCTGCGATTCCAGAGAGGCCACAGAGAAGGAAGAGCTGGGGATGCCCAATGGCTGCTCCTCGGCCCCAGTATGGGAGTCTGTCGAGGTCAGTCACAGGGTTCATCAGACAAACCGTGCAGGCCATTGGCCAACGCCGTCGCACCAAGCAGCACCGAGCCCCCCTCCTTTGCTAAACATGAAACTGAAGGGCGATGAAGCAGTGGTGCTGGGCGACGACTCTGCCTGCAGTACGTGCCACTCTGAGGATGGCATCAGCAACGAGGACCTCCAGAACAGCACTTTTGTCAACCAAAAAGATGTGATCCAGCTTCTGGACTTGTCTGCAAAAGATGCCACACAGCCTCAATCACTGGTCGAGACGGCCACGGAGGCATCGTTGTTGGCTGTAACTGAAGAAAACTCATCGGATGCAGTGTGCGAGATAAAGAGGCTTAACGGACTGGGCCTGAGGAATGGAGCTCACGGGACATGTGAGGTGGAGACGGACCAGTCTGGAG gCTCTGATGTGAACAGTATGGACTCGGTGGACAGCGGCTGCACCATGGGTGCTGGGGAAAGCCAGAGCAACCACGCTGCCTCCTCCAGCTCGGAGCTCATCGTCTGGGAGATCGAGGTGCCAAAG CATCTTGTAGGGCGGTTAATAGGGAAGCAGGGGAGATATGTGAGCTTCCTGAAGCAGAACTCTGGCGCAAAGATCTACATCTCCACCCTGCCTTATACACAGGAGTTCCAGATCTGTCACATAGAGG GTACGCAGCAGCAGGTTGACAAAGCCCTGTCCCTGATTGGGAAGAAGTTTAAAGATCTGGACTTGACCAACCTGTATGCACCTCCGCCGCCCCCGCTCACATTGCCATCACTTCCCATGACCTCCTGG CTGCTTCTCCCCAGCGGAGTGACCGTTGAAGTGATCGTGGTGAACATCGTGTCAGCCGGTCACGTCTTCGTCCAGCAGCACACCCACCCCACCTACCACGCCCTGCGCAGCCTGGACCAGCAGATGTTCCTCTGCTACTCCCAGCCGGGCACCCCGGCCCTCCCCTCACCCGCTGAAG TGGGTGTGATCTGTGCAGCTCCAGCGGTGGATGGAGCCTGGTGGAGAGCTCAGGTCATCACCTTCTATAAAGAAACTAACGAAGTGGAGATCAGATACGTTGATTATGGAGGCTACGACAGAGTTAAGATTGACTCACTACGGCAAATAAG GTCTGATTTTGTAACACTACCGTTTCAAGGGGCTGAAGTATTGCTTGACAACATCGCCCCACTTCCAG GAGAGGATCGCTTCTCAGCAGAGGCCACATCAGCACTGGAGGAGATGACCAGAGGAGCGGCGTTGCTCGCCCAG GTCTCAAACTACGATAACAACACGGGCCTCCCACTGGTCCACCTGTGGAACATGGTCGGAGACGAG GTGGTTTCAGTGAACCGTACGCTGGCAGAGAGGGGCCTGGGtgtttggatggatggattttgA